A genomic region of Notamacropus eugenii isolate mMacEug1 chromosome 3, mMacEug1.pri_v2, whole genome shotgun sequence contains the following coding sequences:
- the LOC140531467 gene encoding olfactory receptor 10P22-like gives MDDVNETGVSEFILLGFSYLGVYQGALFWAVLFIYLITLLGNSLIITLTLLDPALRTPMYFFLRHLSVIEILYTTTIVPRMLIDLLSSHPAMSPASCFTQMYFFALFGIAECCLLTVMAYDRYAAICQPLHYAMLMKWQVCVGMVGASYLMGITTGTTHSIFIFTLPFPGTNIVHHFLCDILPVLRLAHGDTFWGEVGNLAVTLLFIMTPFALILFSYVRILITILGVASAQGRQKVFSTCSSHLMVVTLFFGTTTLTYMKPGSSATQDTDQIISLFYTVVTPMLNPFIYTLRNKEVIGALRRKVTKHL, from the coding sequence ATGGATGATGTTAATGAGACAGGAGTGAGTGAGTTTATTTTGTTGGGATTCTCATATTTGGGGGTCTACCAGGGTGCCCTCTTTTGGGCAGTGCTCTTCATCTACTTAATCACTTTGCTGGGCAACTCCCTGATCATCACCCTTACCCTGCTGGACCCAGCCCTGAGAACtcccatgtattttttccttcgACATCTCTCTGTGATAGAGATCCTTTATACTACAACTATTGTGCCTAGGATGCTGATTGATCTCCTCTCCTCACATCCTGCGATGTCTCCTGCCAGCTGCTTCACTCAGATGTATTTCTTTGCCCTCTTTGGCATTGCTGAATGCTGTCTGCTCACTGTCATGGCCTATGACCGTTATGCTGCCATTTGTCAGCCCCTGCATTATGCCATGTTGATGAAGTGGCAGGTATGTGTGGGTATGGTGGGTGCTTCCTATCTGATGGGTATCACCACAGGCACCACCCACTCCATATTCATCTTTACCTTGCCCTTTCCAGGCACCAACATTGTTCATCACTTCCTATGTGACATTTTGCCTGTTTTGAGACTGGCACATGGAGACACATTCTGGGGGGAGGTTGGGAATCTTGCTGTCACCCTGCTCTTTATCATGACTCCCTTTGCTCTGATCCTGTTTTCCTATGTTCGAATTCTCATTACCATCCTTGGGGTAGCCTCTGCTCAGGGCCGCCAAAAAGTCTTCTCTACTTGCTCTTCCCACCTGATGGTTGTCACACTCTTCTTTGGGACCACCACCCTTACCTACATGAAACCTGGATCCAGTGCTACTCAGGACACCGACCAAATCATCTCCCTTTTCTACACAGTTGTAACCCCCATGCTCAACCCTTTTATCTATACCCTGAGGAACAAGGAGGTGATAGGAGCCCTGAGGCGCAAGGTAACCAAACACCTTTGA